Genomic DNA from Ruminococcus sp. OA3:
CACCTGCTCAATAGCTTCACAGTAATATTCCTCCTGAAAAGGCTCGCCCTGAAACATCATATATTTTGCGGCGGGCAGCTCTATCACTTCAAATCCTTTCGGAACTTCTCCTGCACACCCCGGTGCCAGTTCCACCCCCTGCACATACTCCGAAGTCCCGGGTCTGCGATACGCCTCAGGCAGCCACAGGCATACCGGCTCCCCGCTGATCGAACGGATGCTTCTGAGGATTCCCCAGACATCACATCCCACCTCGTCACAGTATGCAAAGTAATCACCGGCATTGACACCACGCTTGATGATGACTTCCCGCGCCGGTTTCTCCACAAGCTGAATAAATACATTTTTTACGTTCTCCATTGGTTTCCTCCTTTTAACGGTCTGGTATTTTACACCATAGGGGGTAAACAGACAGATGGGAACCGGGTGTTGTGCATAGGCCCGGGGATTACATCCGAATTCCCGGAAAAAAGCCCGCTGATATCCATCGACACTGCCGAATCCAAGTTCAAATGCTGTATCCGCAACCTTCACTTTCTCATCGCGCAGTCTGAGAGCCGATTTCGACAGCCTGTGTCTCCGGATATAATCAGCAGGCGTAAGATTTGTCCATCTGATAAACAGACGGTAGGAATGCCACGGTGAATAGCACGCCGCTTTTGCAAGGTCCGCCATTTTAATGTCTTCGTACAGATGGGCATCAATAAAGTCCTGCATCCTCTGTACCGCTTCAATCTGTTCCTTCATATCTCTCACCACTCTATATTGGCATTCTACCGTTTCCATTAAGAAAACTCTCGACTAAATTTGCTGTTGTTTTCCAAAGACCAGTTCTTCAAACTTATCGACCGGCATTGGTCTGGCAAAATAGTACCCCTGACCGATATCACAGGATATCGACTTTAGAAATTCCATCTGCCTGCGGGTCTCAATGCCTTCGGCAACTGTTACAATGGACAGATCTTCTGCGAGCTGAATCATATTGCGTATGATAGCCTCCCCCCGCGTGGAGTCTGCCTGCTCAGATAAGAATTCTTTATCCAGCTTCACTTCATCAATATCCAGCTCTTTAAGCGTATTGAGGGAAGAGTACCCGCTTCCAAAGTCATCCATGGAGACAGTGAAACCAACTTTATGCAGCTGGCTGATAACATTTTTAATCTGGTCCAGGTTATTCATGGAAACACTCTCCGTCACCTCCAGTATGATCTGGGAAGGTTCCAGATGATAGTGGTCTACGATCTTATGGAATCTGTCCAGATACTCATCATCATAGAAAAACAGCCGTGACTGGTTCACAGATACCGGCACTGCCTCATATCCCGCCTCTTTCCATCTGGAAAGGCAGCGGCATACCTCCTCGAGCATATACATATCCAGATTGGAAATAAATCCGTTTTGCTCAAATACAGAAATAAATTCGTCCGGATAATAAACTGTGCCGTCCTTTGCATACCAGCGCACCAGCGATTCTGCGCTGTTCACCTTCATTGTTTTCAGGTCATACTTAGGCTGCAGCACCATCACAAATTCTCTGTTTTCCAGTGCATCATACATTCTGCTCTCGATCTCACTCTTTTTGCTGGCCTGCTGATGCAGGGTCTCATCGTAAAATGCGATCGGTTTTTTATCGTTCCCTTTCACGCTGTTTAAAGCCAGCATTGCACAGTTCATCACTGTATCCAAATCCGTTTTGATCTCTGAATAAAAGTCTTCGATGATTTTAACACCCCAATTGGTGATAATGTGATAACTCTGATTCTGACTGAGTTTAAAATTATTGACTTGTTCCCGTATTCTCTCCAGACGTTCAGTCAGCGCATCTTTTCCATGAAACTTTAAAAGCATCCCAAAACGATCGGCGCTGTCACGATAATACGGCTCTTCCCTCTCCGTCTCATCGGCAAGCACTGCAGCAATATGCTTGAGCAGTTCATCTCCTGTTTCATACCCGTAAAATTCATTGATAAATTTAAATCCGCTGATGTTCAAAAGCACCATCGCATACTTCTGTGTTCCCGCCGGCAGTCCGGGCACCTCGGTTATAAACTGGTTTCGGTTTCCTGCCCCGGTCAGCAAATCTGTATACGCGAGCTGCCGCATACTCTCCTGACTTCTTCTGATCAGCCGGTTAATATAGATGAACAGAATACTGAACATCAGGATAATGCAGATTAATACTCCCAGAAACACGGTAATCAACGTGTCAAAGTTATGATTCAGAAAATCCTGCGGTACCAGGCAAAACAGCTGCCAGTCATTGATTCCCACTGGCATGATGGTAACCCAGTAATGAGAGCCATTATAATCAAACACGGTAAAAGAGGACTCTCCATTCATGAGATTAGACAACACCTCGTGTTTGGTTGTCTCCTGAATATCCCCCATGTCAAACATATTGTCGAGCTGTTCCTGAATCACGACATGGCTTGAGCGGATGATAAAGTCCCCATTGCGGTCGATAATGTGTGCAAACGCCTCACCATCAAAAATTTCCTGCTCAATAATATTCGAAAAAGCAGATGTCAGCATGGACGCTGTAAGAACCCCAACAATCTGATCATCATGATAGACCGGTACACCATAGCAGATGATATCATTCCCCGTATATTCATCTGTCATTTTCTCTGAGACAGTACATTCACCTCCGAGTGCCCTGTCCAAAAAAACCTCACTGCTTACATCCTGTCCATATCGTTTACTGCCGCGTGCGTATATGAAATAGCCGTTTTTTTCCGGCGTGACAAAACCTATGGAAAAGAAACCGCTTCGGCTGCTTTCCACCTCCAGATAGGACAGTGCCTTATCAAGATCAAAAGAATCTGTCTGCCCAATAAATGCAGAAAGTGCTTCCAGGGTCTGAAAATTACCATCCAGCTGTGCCGTTATGATATTTTTATACTGCGTCACAATCTCATCCAGATATTGTTTCGCTTCCTGCCGCTGCGCTTTCTGAATACTGGCGTAAGTGAACGCGCTGATTCCAATAAGAATGGCGCTGATGACTGCTACCAGGATTCCGGAAACCAGAACCTGCCTTTCTATGTTCGTATTGTCCAATTCTTTTCCCTCATCCGCACTGCAATATAGTTACATTCTTATCATACACGATGGTCTGTGAATGTTCAATACTGCACCGGAAGGCAAAAAGGAGAAACCACTTAGTTTCTCCTCCAATTCATTCACCTTATAAACTATTTATCACCGTAATTACCAGCCGTAAATATCGCAGGTTCTTTGCGCAGCGCCAGGAGATTATTTTCAAGCTTCTCTTTCAGCGCTTCAAACTGAGGACCTGATACTTTTCTGGAATGTTCCGGGCAATTTTTCACGCAGGCCAGGCAGTCGATGCATTTTCCGGCATCCGTATCC
This window encodes:
- a CDS encoding AraC family transcriptional regulator; protein product: MKEQIEAVQRMQDFIDAHLYEDIKMADLAKAACYSPWHSYRLFIRWTNLTPADYIRRHRLSKSALRLRDEKVKVADTAFELGFGSVDGYQRAFFREFGCNPRAYAQHPVPICLFTPYGVKYQTVKRRKPMENVKNVFIQLVEKPAREVIIKRGVNAGDYFAYCDEVGCDVWGILRSIRSISGEPVCLWLPEAYRRPGTSEYVQGVELAPGCAGEVPKGFEVIELPAAKYMMFQGEPFQEEYYCEAIEQVQHAMETYEPSVTGFAWDDSNPRIQLEPIGTRGYIELRAVKANN
- a CDS encoding EAL domain-containing protein — its product is MDNTNIERQVLVSGILVAVISAILIGISAFTYASIQKAQRQEAKQYLDEIVTQYKNIITAQLDGNFQTLEALSAFIGQTDSFDLDKALSYLEVESSRSGFFSIGFVTPEKNGYFIYARGSKRYGQDVSSEVFLDRALGGECTVSEKMTDEYTGNDIICYGVPVYHDDQIVGVLTASMLTSAFSNIIEQEIFDGEAFAHIIDRNGDFIIRSSHVVIQEQLDNMFDMGDIQETTKHEVLSNLMNGESSFTVFDYNGSHYWVTIMPVGINDWQLFCLVPQDFLNHNFDTLITVFLGVLICIILMFSILFIYINRLIRRSQESMRQLAYTDLLTGAGNRNQFITEVPGLPAGTQKYAMVLLNISGFKFINEFYGYETGDELLKHIAAVLADETEREEPYYRDSADRFGMLLKFHGKDALTERLERIREQVNNFKLSQNQSYHIITNWGVKIIEDFYSEIKTDLDTVMNCAMLALNSVKGNDKKPIAFYDETLHQQASKKSEIESRMYDALENREFVMVLQPKYDLKTMKVNSAESLVRWYAKDGTVYYPDEFISVFEQNGFISNLDMYMLEEVCRCLSRWKEAGYEAVPVSVNQSRLFFYDDEYLDRFHKIVDHYHLEPSQIILEVTESVSMNNLDQIKNVISQLHKVGFTVSMDDFGSGYSSLNTLKELDIDEVKLDKEFLSEQADSTRGEAIIRNMIQLAEDLSIVTVAEGIETRRQMEFLKSISCDIGQGYYFARPMPVDKFEELVFGKQQQI